Part of the Phoenix dactylifera cultivar Barhee BC4 unplaced genomic scaffold, palm_55x_up_171113_PBpolish2nd_filt_p 001398F, whole genome shotgun sequence genome is shown below.
ATTGAAACACACTTCATGAGATTGTGGGATGGAGTTGATGGAGAGGTCCTTGGATGTGCAATCCACAAAATCCATAAGAGATGCCAAGCAACTCAGGAAGACTTCACAAAGAACTACGACAATCGGCATGGTAGCTATTATTTGATATATATAGAAAAGACTGTTGCTCGTAACTTTAAAGAAATGATTCATAGGGTCAAAGGTTTACAACTTACGAGCATGTAGAGACTGAGCTGCAGACCATAGGTGAAATTAGGGCATGATCCAAGCTCGGAGGCCCTGATTTGCAACGGACTTCTGAAGCTAATTAGTTAGTCCTACTGGATATTTTGTATGTTTTCCAGAAAAAGAATTAGAGGAATTAACTTTactaaaaaatagatataatatTTAGACCACCACAAGGAAGCTCAAAAGAAAGTGATCAACAAACGTTGCAGTAAATGAGTGTTTTATGTTGCATAATTGCTTTTTGTTGCGATGGGGACTCAGCAATCATTAATTCCTGAACAACTACGGACACCTAATATGTCAAGTAATGGCAGAGGCACTACACAGAATGGACCGAGAAACAAAAACGGGTCGCAAATTTGAGATAGCAACCTCATCAAAGCAAAACAATTAAAACACAGCCTAGATGGCACTTGGAAAATAGGTGACAATGCACTGTTAAACTTAATCCTGAGCATTTACACAGACTATTACCCCAAATATAAACTTAACAAAGTTCTCAGTATAATCTTCACTCACAGTTCAGATGATCAGGAATATTAAATTCCACATGAGAAATTTCTGGTTACTCAACAATTTAAAAAGATGAGTATATCTGATCTCAGAAAAAAATATACAGGAGAGATGCTTATCCTTGCCACATAAGACCCTAATTAATGTATCAGTATATTGCAGATAATTTTGTAACCGAGAAGAGAGTTAAAATAGAACCGGACCCAAGAGATGTTTGAAGATCATAAAACTATACCGGTGGTAAGCTACTCCATGTGGCTTCGAAGTCATAGAGCAGCGTGACAGGATCGAGTTCCGGTTGCCCTGGTTCTTTTGCACCCTCTGCTACCATCTCCTCCTCTAAAAAGGCTAAAATGCTACCCAACCGAGAGTCTCCTAAACCCTGATTGCACCCAGAAACCAGTGAGTCAGATGGCTGTACATCTTTTAGCTGGGAATCTACTCCCTGAGCATTTTCCGGAATACTTTGAGCTGCTGGGTTCTCCCATCCGCAGTCAAAGCCTAATGAATTCAGGTTGGTCACTTCTGGTGCGGAATGACCACAGATATCCACATCCTGACTTACATTTGTCTCAGAAACAAATTGACTGAAGGGCTGGGGTTGTGAAGAAACCATAAGTGGCTGTTGCACATCTGGGGTGGCCTCTCTGCTGTTACTGTCAAAGACTCCTAGTTCAGATGCCACGCTAGCAAGCATATCCTGCCAACTTTTCGTGTCATCATTTACTAGAGTCATGGTCGGGCACGGGGAACTCTGTGATCTTACTGGCACACATTGAGATTTCTGCAGTGCAGTTTTGTACATCTGATTCACGCTATCATCCACTGATGTTACTGGTGGGCACTGAGATATCTGAGAAGTTACTGGTGCAGAATGGGAGCTCTGTGGCAGTGTCCCTGGTGGGCGTTGAGACCTGTGTGATGTCACTGGAGGGCACTGAGTTCTCCTCGAAGTGACCGGTGTGAAATGATATCCCTGTAGCACATTTCTCTGCAACTGATTATTATTCAAAGCACTGCATGGTAGTCGGTTCTCATTCAAGCTCATAGGACCAGATCGAGCTGTCCCAACCCTTTTAAATCTTGTCTGGGAATACACTGACTGAGCGGTCAAAGCACCAGCAACACGATTCTGTCTTTGTATGCATTGTGTTCTGGGATTTAATGGGTGGGATTTAGATGCATGATGACCAGGCCTCTGACCAAGATAAGAGAGAGGTGCTGAATTCTGGTGGTGTATTCGGTTAGCTGGATCTGGAGTGGCACATCTAGTGGCTGAGCAAGGCCGGAGGGGATTTGATCTGGATAACGGAATGGATAGCGAAGATGTGTTGGAACGACATGGTGGTACTGAGTTTTGAAAGGATGGCAACATGGAAAGTGTTGTATCAAGAAGCTTCTGTGGCTCAAAAGTAGTGCTCTTTTGTTTGAAGGACTGCCGCAGTGCTTTCCACCTTCCATCTTTATCCGTAGAATGACAATGATCAGTGCTTGCAATACCATTGCCCCAATAGATACATGGGGCAGGAGAATCACAGACATAACAGTGGCACTGCATTTACTGAGTCATAATCAATTGATTGGACAGATAGAAGGCATATTAGAAACAAGTACCGACCAGTTACATGAACAATACCCAAGGAAAAGCCATGATTTTTCAAGTCTCTGGAAAATCAATGGAAAAgccaaaaattttcaaggaaaaGAATATAAAGTGTATAAATAGCAACATAACACTTACCAATTTGCAATGCTTTTCATGTCGTGTGGTGCTAAAAGGGAAGTTAGCACATAGATGCCGTGGATGAGGGAAATCCCTGCAAGCCAACTGCAAAAGGATGACAAAATTTGTTCACAAGTTATACCCAGATGCTTGCCAACAAATCATAATTGCTTCTACATTTAAGAATCATTATCTGAAGGTGTATCTATTGTTTTATATGGTCATCATCAataaatattcaaaaacatACAATGAGGGGAAAACAAACTGCAGCAATCTGTTCTACAAATGCAAAGAACAGATCCAAGCTTGAGCTTTCGAACAATCATCATGATTGAGCATCAAGGAACAtaattcaagtacaaagtcaGTCACATATTTATGAGCACCTGGACAGGATAAGCATCGATTATGTGGAAATTATGTTATCAAGATAAAATTCTTATATACTGACAAATGATTCTCATAATAAAAGAGcatacaaccaaaaaaaaactgaTGCAGGATCAATGAAGCAACCATGTTGGATCAGCCGATTTTGGGGTGGCCTATAATTTAGTCATGAAGTCAAAATCTAGTATCAATTATGTTATTAATAGCTCGTTTTGTTATGCTTTAGTTATGTGTTATTAATATCGATATGTCTCTTGCTATTTTTATGCTTATCAATTACGGTTCATACATGCTGCCTTTCAGAGTTTGTaaaagtatttatttatttgtcctTTAGGATAGTTGTAAGCATTAATGAGTGGGATTGTCGGGTCATCTTGTATCTATATGAATTGATATGCAGCAGGGAAAGAAATATAGTGAAGAATTTGGAATGAAATTTGTGTTAAAATTTCTTTAAATTCAGTGGTGGATTCTActtgttctctctcttttcctattTGCTGCTTCTTTATCTCCTTCGATTTTAGGTATCAATTGGCATCAGAGTATTAGTTCAATCTCTTAATCTACTTAAAATCATGGTCCACAACAATGACGAGCGAGACGAACTCCTTTCAGACCATGAAGAGTTACCACATTAAGATGAAGAACACTTGGCTAGAATAGAACGAAGGATAGATGAAGGTcacaaagaagtaaccaatCAATTCAAAGAAGTAGCCAATTAGTtcaaagaacaagaaaaagggTTTGAGCAACTTCAACCTATGCTTGCTCAACTGATGAGAACTATAACTT
Proteins encoded:
- the LOC120108571 gene encoding uncharacterized protein LOC120108571 translates to MGSERAVVEISSDDEDLYPEKWDSFDWVSDLLDRDDIGAEDVDDVMVVDEFSVPPAKPTQNSESWRPARGAAGDESDDDCLVLDSDPDNPVSVVDDKGSGGHGSDDLLILGEKGQLACRDFPHPRHLCANFPFSTTRHEKHCKLCHCYVCDSPAPCIYWGNGIASTDHCHSTDKDGRWKALRQSFKQKSTTFEPQKLLDTTLSMLPSFQNSVPPCRSNTSSLSIPLSRSNPLRPCSATRCATPDPANRIHHQNSAPLSYLGQRPGHHASKSHPLNPRTQCIQRQNRVAGALTAQSVYSQTRFKRVGTARSGPMSLNENRLPCSALNNNQLQRNVLQGYHFTPVTSRRTQCPPVTSHRSQRPPGTLPQSSHSAPVTSQISQCPPVTSVDDSVNQMYKTALQKSQCVPVRSQSSPCPTMTLVNDDTKSWQDMLASVASELGVFDSNSREATPDVQQPLMVSSQPQPFSQFVSETNVSQDVDICGHSAPEVTNLNSLGFDCGWENPAAQSIPENAQGVDSQLKDVQPSDSLVSGCNQGLGDSRLGSILAFLEEEMVAEGAKEPGQPELDPVTLLYDFEATWSSLPPV